A single region of the Deltaproteobacteria bacterium genome encodes:
- a CDS encoding crotonase/enoyl-CoA hydratase family protein (Catalyzes the reversible hydration of unsaturated fatty acyl-CoA to beta-hydroxyacyl-CoA): MPIRLSRPEAHPHVALITIDRPERANALDPGMLRALADGWREIARDDAIRCAVLTGAGERVFCSGMDMRETIPVSQALARGERIDPEAFEGLRNVSTALLAGFDLGKPLVAAINGHARAGGFDLMLAAELRVAAPHATFALEEVAIGLYPTGNATVLLPRQIGWVNAHELLLTAKPIPAERALEIGLVNRIVPAGSLLDAAFEYADAIAANAPLAVRATRSGVRELLALPLEEAWRRQEELGRPLRKTEDAREAQAAFVARRKPVWKGR; the protein is encoded by the coding sequence ATGCCGATCCGGCTCTCGCGGCCCGAAGCCCACCCGCACGTGGCTCTGATCACGATCGACCGGCCCGAGCGCGCGAACGCCCTGGACCCGGGCATGCTCCGCGCGCTCGCCGACGGCTGGCGCGAGATCGCGCGCGACGACGCGATCCGCTGCGCGGTTCTGACGGGCGCCGGCGAGCGCGTGTTCTGCTCCGGAATGGACATGCGCGAGACGATCCCGGTGTCGCAGGCGCTCGCGCGAGGCGAGCGGATCGACCCCGAGGCGTTCGAGGGTCTGCGCAACGTGTCGACCGCGCTTCTCGCCGGCTTCGACCTGGGCAAGCCGCTGGTCGCGGCGATCAACGGCCACGCGCGTGCGGGCGGCTTCGACCTGATGCTCGCCGCCGAGCTCCGCGTCGCGGCCCCGCACGCCACGTTCGCCCTCGAGGAGGTCGCGATCGGCCTCTACCCGACCGGAAACGCGACCGTGCTGCTGCCGCGCCAGATCGGCTGGGTGAACGCGCACGAGCTCCTGCTCACGGCGAAGCCGATCCCGGCCGAGCGCGCGCTCGAGATCGGGCTGGTGAATCGGATCGTCCCGGCCGGGTCGCTTCTCGACGCGGCGTTCGAGTACGCGGATGCGATCGCGGCCAACGCGCCGCTCGCGGTCCGCGCGACACGGTCCGGTGTACGTGAGCTGCTCGCGCTCCCGCTCGAAGAGGCCTGGCGCCGCCAGGAGGAGCTCGGCCGCCCGCTGCGCAAGACCGAGGACGCGCGCGAGGCGCAGGCCGCGTTCGTCGCCAGGCGCAAGCCGGTCTGGAAGGGGCGCTGA
- a CDS encoding class I SAM-dependent methyltransferase, translating to MADAERERWDRIWREAGSADLAAPTWLAELDAELPRAGRALDVAAGAGRIALYWAP from the coding sequence ATGGCGGACGCGGAGCGCGAGCGCTGGGACCGGATCTGGCGCGAGGCCGGGTCCGCCGACCTCGCCGCTCCGACCTGGCTCGCCGAGCTCGACGCCGAGCTGCCTCGCGCCGGGCGCGCGCTCGACGTCGCCGCGGGCGCGGGGAGAATCGCGCTGTACTGGGCCCC